A genome region from Anastrepha ludens isolate Willacy chromosome 3, idAnaLude1.1, whole genome shotgun sequence includes the following:
- the LOC128858113 gene encoding vacuolar protein sorting-associated protein 18 homolog, which produces MSSFDEDNSWMQYKPNAKFLPVVEGKTAECPAAGTTDFENLETPIFSKRQITLRIPSIYKGNLMHVAVNKNWLVCVLDTQQTILLRFFLPRALPPGEIALEKYLAGYAISKVFLDYTGHHTLIPLVPQTPGLSADFLYIHANGPKVRRVEKFIGHEITSVAFNRYMGTESSTGPILLGTSEGLIFETELVQDGSSPLYRKQLYDLGLGRTKYPITSLELLRLPNTNKYMVIATTPDSIYTFQENAKSDDRYLQFIFANYVNGQQIHGPKIVDTEFGNSLLQLYGEPNEKLPKQWAWLCGSGIRFGEISTEERSNNVLLGDNLISFDYKQYKYLSYEQRRQNAPRALALTEYHALLLYSDHITGICLLNEKVVYEEYFHEQMGKLLNLMRDPFTGIIYVYTEKYFFNFKIIDEQRDIWRIYLDKGQYDLAEIYAAEQPEHLDMVLTKKADAAFEKGDYNIAADFYAESSKPFEQISLKFMKLENKKPIIRYVKKRLAKLDNDPEKISVLVVWLIDLYLTQINYPRRSAQERAEWQSEFDEFMQGARVADSARQNKEVIRNLLKEHADVHNIAQFAIANGDYEEVIEQQIGVEKFQDALHTLTQQDNLQLYYKYCPILMEYVPHETIATLMSQGRKLDIKELIPTLVVQETEKHIDEIIKYLEYAIYKLGETNQAVHNYIIHLYAKYKPSKVITYLENEGQDLSLIHYEINYAMFQCQQFNVKVASVFLMCLNMMWAAAVELALTFDLKLAKETASKPPKEEDRERMWLAIAQHEIQGTNDVKKALDLLKECDLLRIEDLLPFFSDFEKIDDFKETICAALKDYNQKILELKHEMDECDKQAMRALKDLQNVRERNMRISAQECCSLCDSFLLVKPFIVFFCGHKFHSDCIEKQILPSLSSDQSRRLAMLKQQLEALVTQSMAMDDNSDILLEQRAELKTEIEEIIAADCYFCGVMIEMIDQPFVADWDQVNVDWE; this is translated from the exons ATGTCGTCTTTTGATGAGGATAATAGTTGGATGCAATATAAACCAAATGCAAAGTTTCTTCCAGTTGTGGAAGGCAAAACGGCGGAATGCCCTGCTGCAGGTACAACGGACTTTGAAAATTTGGAGACGCCCATTTTCAGCAAACGCCAAATAACGCTACGCATACCATCCATCTACAAAGGGAATTTAATGCATGTGGCTGTGAACAAGAATTGGTTGGTTTGTGTGCTCGACACACAGCAAACGATATTGTTAAGGTTCTTTTTGCCTCGCGCTTTGCCTCCAGGAG AAATTGCATTGGAAAAGTACTTAGCTGGCTATGCTATTTCAAAAGTATTCCTTGATTACACTGGACATCACACACTTATACCATTGGTACCTCAAACACCCGGCTTATCTGCCGACTTTCTGTACATACATGCGAACGGACCTAAAGTGCGACGTGTGGAGAAATTCATAGGTCATGAAATTACATCTGTCGCATTCAATCGTTATATGGGAACAGAATCCTCTACGGGACCAATTTTACTTGGTACAAGTGAGGGTCTTATTTTTGAAACGGAACTAGTGCAAGATGGCTCGTCACCGTTATACCGAAAACAA TTGTACGATTTAGGTTTGGGACGTACAAAGTATCCCATAACGAGTTTAGAGTTACTACGCTTACCTAATACTAATAAATACATGGTTATTGCCACAACGCCGGATTCCATATACACATTCCAAGAGAATGCGAAATCAGATGATAGGTatctgcaatttatttttgccaattaTGTAAATGGCCAGCAAATTCATGGGCCAAAAATTGTTGATACTGAATTCGGAAATTCGCTGCTGCAGCTATATGGCGAGCCCAACGAAAAACTGCCCAAACAGTGGGCATGGTTGTGTGGTAGTGGTATACGGTTTGGGGAG ATATCCACCGAAGAACGTTCTAACAACGTTTTACTTGGTGACAATCTCATCAGTTTTGATTATAAGCAATACAAATATCTGTCCTACGAACAGCGTCGCCAAAATGCACCACGCGCCCTCGCTTTAACCGAATACCACGCACTATTACTCTATTCGGACCACATTACTGGCATTTGTCTACTAAATGAAAAAGTGGTTTATGAGGAATATTTCCATGAACAAATGGGAAAACTACTGAATCTTATGCGCGATCCATTCACTGGCATTATTTATGTTTacactgaaaaatatttctttaacttCAAAATCATAGATGAGCAACGTGACATTTGGCGCATCTATTTGGACAAAGGACAGTATGACTTGGCTGAAATCTACGCCGCTGAGCAACCCGAGCACTTAGACATGGTGCTTACTAAAAAGGCAGATGCTGCTTTTGAAAAAGGCGATTATAATATAGCAGCAGATTTCTACGCGGAATCATCGAAGCCTTTTGAACAGATTAGCTTAAAATTCATGaaactggaaaataaaaaaccaattatACGCTACGTTAAAAAACGGTTAGCGAAGTTGGATAATGATCCAGAGAAGATATCGGTATTAGTCGTATGGCTTATAGATCTCTATTTGACTCAAATCAATTACCCACGACGTAGTGCGCAGGAACGCGCAGAATGGCAAAGTGAATTCGACGAGTTTATGCAGGGTGCACGCGTGGCAGATAGTGCTCGCCAAAATAAAGAAGTCATACGCAATCTATTAAAGGAACACGCCGATGTACATAATATTGCACAGTTTGCTATAGCCAATGGTGATTATGAAGAAGTGATTGAGCAGCAAATTGGTGTGGAGAAATTTCAGGATGCGCTGCACACATTGACTCAGCAAGATAATCTGCAATTGTACTATAAGTATTGTCCCATACTTATGGAATACGTACCCCATGAAACGATAGCCACTTTAATGTCACAGGGGCGAAAACTGGACATTAAAGAACTCATACCGACGCTGGTAGTGCAGGAGACCGAAAAGCATATAGATGAAATCATTAAATATCTAGAATATGCGATATACAAGTTGGGTGAAACTAATCAAGCGGTACATAATTACATAATACATTTGTATGCAAAGTATAAGCCATCTAAGGTGATAACATACCTAGAGAATGAGGGACAAGACTTAAGTTTGATTCACTACGAAATAAATTATGCGATGTTCCAATGTCAGCAATTTAATGTTAAGGTGGCATCCGTTTTTCTAATGTGTTTAAATATGATGTGGGCTGCAGCGGTTGAATTGGCGCTGACTTTCGATTTGAAGCTGGCAAAAGAAACAGCTTCAAAGCCGCCGAAGGAGGAGGACCGCGAAAGGATGTGGCTGGCTATTG CACAACATGAAATACAGGGCACCAATGATGTGAAAAAAGCACTAGATCTTCTAAAAGAATGTGATTTACTACGTATTGAAGATTTACTTCCATTCTTCTCCGATTTTGAAAAGATTGACGATTTTAAAGAAACTATCTGCGCAgcattaaaa GACTacaatcaaaaaattctcgaactgAAGCATGAAATGGATGAGTGCGACAAGCAGGCCATGCGTGCGCTCAAAGACTTGCAGAATGTGCGCGAGCGCAACATGCGCATTAGCGCGCAAGAGTGTTGCAGTCTTTGCGATTCATTTCTTTTGGTGAAACCATTCATCGTGTTCTTTTGTGGCCATAAATTTCACAGTGATTGCATAGAAAAACAGATTTTACCGTCGCTAAGCAGCGATCAAAGTCGCCGACTCGCCATGCTCAAACAACAACTAGAAGCTTTGGTGACACAAAGTATGGCAATGGATGACAACTCGGACATTCTGCTAGAGCAACGAGCCGAATTAAAAACAGAAATCGAAGAAATTATTGCagctgattgttatttttgtggtGTAATGATTGAAATGATCGATCAGCCATTCGTCGCCGATTGGGATCAGGTCAACGTGGATTGGGAGTAA